GGCTTCCGGCGCCGCCGGGCGGAGCGGGGGCGTGAGCGCGACGCAGCGGGTGCTGATCCTCGATCTCGGGGCGCAATACACCCAGCTCATCGCGCGACGCGTGCGCGAGGCGCACGTGTACTGCGAGATCCACCCGCCCGGCCAGGACGCCGCGTGGATCCGCGCCTTCGCCCCCGTCGGCGTGATCCTCTCGGGCGGTCCCAGCTCCGTCTACGACGCCGACGCTCCCACCGTGGATCCGGCGCTGCTCGACCTGGGGGTGCCGGTGCTCGGCATCTGCTACGGGATGCAGCTGCTGGCGCAGCTCGCCGGGGGCGAGGTGCGCCGGGCGGGCGAGCGCGAGTACGGGCGGGCCGAGATCGAGGTCCTGAAGGGCGAGGGCCTGTTCGAGGGCTTCGCCACCGGCTCGCGCACCCCGGTGTGGATGTCGCACGGCGACCGCGTGGACGTGCCGCCGGCGGGCTGGGAGGTGCTGGCGCGCAGCGCCAACACCCCGGTCGCCGCGTTCCGGCACTGCGACCGGCCGCTCGTCGGGGTGCAGTTCCATCCCGAGGTCGCACATACGCGCCGCGGCGCCGAGATCCTCCAGAACTTCCTGTTCCGCATCTGCCGCGCCACGCCGGACTGGACGCCCGGTCACTTCGTGGAGCGCACGGTGCGCGAGGTGGCCGAGCGCGTGGGCCGGGGCCGGGCCATCTGCGGCCTCTCGGGGGGCGTGGACTCGGCGGTGGCGGCGGCGCTGGTGCAGCGAGCCATCGGCCGTCGCCTGACGTGCATCCTGGTGGACCACGGCCTGCTCCGGCGCGGGGAGCGCGAGCAGGTCGAGCGCACCTTCCGGGGGGAGCTGGACTCGGACCTCCGGGTCGTCGACGCGTCGCAGCGCTTCCTCGGCCAGCTGGCAGGCGTCGCCGAGCCGGAGGAGAAGCGGCGCCGCATCGGCCACACGTTCATCGACGTGTTCGAGGAGGCGGCGCGCGAGGTCGGGAGCGATGTGGGGTTCCTCGTGCAGGGCACGCTGTACCCCGACGTCATCGAGTCGGTCTCGCCGCGGGGCGGCCCCTCGGCCACGATCAAGACGCACCATAACGTGGGCGGCCTCAGGCCGAACCTGCCGTTCGCCCTGATCGAGCCGCTGCGCGAGCTGTTCAAGGACGAGGTGCGCGAGGTCGGCCGCGAGCTGGGACTGCCGGAGGAGATCGTGCGGCGGCACCCGTTCCCCGGACCCGGGCTCGCCGTGCGGATCCTGGGTCCGGTGGACGCGGCGCGGGTCGCCACGCTCCAGCACGCCGACGCCATCTTCC
This region of Gemmatimonadales bacterium genomic DNA includes:
- the guaA gene encoding glutamine-hydrolyzing GMP synthase, producing the protein MSATQRVLILDLGAQYTQLIARRVREAHVYCEIHPPGQDAAWIRAFAPVGVILSGGPSSVYDADAPTVDPALLDLGVPVLGICYGMQLLAQLAGGEVRRAGEREYGRAEIEVLKGEGLFEGFATGSRTPVWMSHGDRVDVPPAGWEVLARSANTPVAAFRHCDRPLVGVQFHPEVAHTRRGAEILQNFLFRICRATPDWTPGHFVERTVREVAERVGRGRAICGLSGGVDSAVAAALVQRAIGRRLTCILVDHGLLRRGEREQVERTFRGELDSDLRVVDASQRFLGQLAGVAEPEEKRRRIGHTFIDVFEEAAREVGSDVGFLVQGTLYPDVIESVSPRGGPSATIKTHHNVGGLRPNLPFALIEPLRELFKDEVREVGRELGLPEEIVRRHPFPGPGLAVRILGPVDAARVATLQHADAIFLEEIRAAGLYDDIWQAFAVLLPVRSVGVMGDFRTYADVVALRAVTSQDGMTADWYQFPHEVLGGIATRIINEVQGVNRVVYDVSSKPPATIEWE